The proteins below are encoded in one region of Cytophagia bacterium CHB2:
- a CDS encoding DUF86 domain-containing protein, whose translation MSLSQLEYLRHILDETQYLIGKSQSLPRRQFLEDDTLPRAFVRSLEIIGEAVKNLPHEFRQKHPEIDWKTIAGMRDKLIHGYFGVDYELVWDVVQNKIPRLQNDIEAIIDREMNGIS comes from the coding sequence ATGTCTCTTTCGCAGCTTGAATATTTACGTCACATTTTAGACGAAACGCAGTACCTAATCGGCAAGTCGCAGAGCTTGCCGCGCCGGCAATTTCTGGAAGATGATACGCTGCCACGAGCGTTCGTGCGAAGCTTGGAGATCATCGGAGAAGCGGTAAAAAATCTACCGCATGAATTTCGCCAAAAACATCCTGAGATCGACTGGAAAACAATTGCTGGCATGCGCGACAAGCTCATTCATGGTTATTTCGGAGTTGACTATGAGCTCGTCTGGGATGTGGTTCAGAATAAAATTCCCCGTCTCCAAAACGACATTGAAGCGATCATTGACCGTGAGATGAATGGTATATCGTAG
- the cyoE gene encoding protoheme IX farnesyltransferase — MGPKTMRATLNHPKPFFDYFALTKPRVTLMVVLTALFGFYLGAQGEMDFILLFHTLLGTALVAGGTSALNQYFERDLDAKMLRTRHRPLPAGRLTPGAALAFGVSISVLGIVYLIMLVNALTGLLAAITLISYVFLYTPLKQKSSLSTIIGAIPGALPPMGGWTAVRNEIGVEAWILFAILFLWQLPHFLAIAWIYRDDYARGGFRMLTVIDPEGGSAGRQIIANCIALLSVSLLPTLIGLTGIVYFVTALLLGLAFLSAGIGVIVSRNVAAAQRLMRASLVYLPALLGVMAWDKTF; from the coding sequence ATGGGTCCGAAAACGATGCGTGCAACGCTGAATCATCCCAAACCTTTTTTTGATTACTTCGCCCTCACCAAACCCCGCGTAACCCTGATGGTCGTGCTGACGGCCCTCTTTGGTTTTTATCTCGGCGCGCAGGGCGAGATGGATTTCATCCTGCTCTTTCATACCCTGCTCGGCACCGCGCTCGTCGCCGGCGGTACCAGCGCGCTCAATCAATATTTCGAGCGCGACCTGGACGCAAAGATGTTGCGCACGCGCCACCGCCCTTTGCCCGCGGGGCGTCTCACGCCCGGTGCGGCGCTGGCGTTCGGGGTGAGCATATCCGTTCTGGGCATCGTTTACTTGATCATGTTGGTGAATGCACTAACCGGACTGTTGGCCGCGATCACACTCATCAGTTATGTGTTTCTCTATACACCCTTGAAACAAAAAAGCTCGCTCTCGACCATCATCGGCGCGATTCCCGGCGCATTGCCGCCCATGGGCGGCTGGACAGCGGTACGCAACGAGATCGGCGTCGAAGCGTGGATTTTATTTGCGATTCTTTTTCTCTGGCAGTTGCCCCATTTTCTCGCGATTGCGTGGATTTACCGCGACGATTATGCGCGCGGCGGCTTTCGCATGCTCACTGTGATCGATCCGGAAGGCGGCAGTGCGGGACGCCAGATCATTGCCAACTGCATTGCGCTGCTCTCGGTTAGCCTGCTACCCACCTTGATCGGCCTGACAGGAATCGTCTATTTTGTTACGGCGCTGCTGTTGGGCCTAGCCTTCTTGAGCGCGGGAATTGGAGTGATCGTTTCGCGCAATGTCGCCGCCGCCCAACGCTTGATGCGCGCCTCATTGGTCTATTTGCCGGCATTGCTCGGCGTCATGGCCTGGGATAAGACTTTTTAG
- a CDS encoding nucleotidyltransferase family protein, which translates to MLDKTKVFSLLQEHKDRIRGYGVLQLGLFGSFVRNEQQRDSDIDLLVEFGAGQKNFDNFIHLAFFLDDLFGRPVELLTPESISPYIRPYIMEEIEYVSFAA; encoded by the coding sequence ATGTTGGACAAAACCAAGGTTTTTTCCCTACTGCAAGAACACAAAGATAGAATTCGAGGGTATGGCGTCTTGCAGCTAGGCCTTTTTGGCTCATTCGTTCGCAACGAGCAACAACGAGATAGCGATATCGATCTTTTGGTGGAATTTGGAGCGGGCCAAAAAAATTTTGATAACTTCATCCATCTCGCCTTTTTTTTGGATGATCTGTTTGGAAGGCCGGTTGAGCTTTTAACACCCGAGTCGATAAGCCCCTATATTAGGCCTTATATCATGGAAGAGATTGAATATGTCTCTTTCGCAGCTTGA
- a CDS encoding cytochrome oxidase subunit III → MSHATAHAHAVDPAESPLTPESWGKLGMWIFLAGDAMSFGALLAGYGALRSGATDWPNPLEVLGINLTAFMTFLLICSSVTMVKALSAVKRGDQKGLRNFLALTILGGLIFLGLQAYEWTHLMTAQNVTFTSNPYGSYLFGTTFYAITGFHGAHVTGGVIYLSAILMNSLRGRYSAANYNGVENVGLYWHFVDLVWILVFTFVYLIQ, encoded by the coding sequence TTGAGCCACGCAACAGCCCATGCTCATGCAGTCGATCCCGCAGAATCGCCCTTAACGCCTGAAAGTTGGGGCAAGCTCGGCATGTGGATTTTCCTGGCGGGCGACGCCATGTCATTCGGCGCTCTGCTCGCAGGCTATGGCGCGCTGCGTTCCGGCGCGACGGACTGGCCGAATCCGCTCGAGGTGCTCGGCATCAACCTGACCGCGTTCATGACCTTCCTGCTCATTTGCAGCAGCGTGACCATGGTAAAGGCCCTCTCGGCCGTCAAGCGCGGCGACCAGAAAGGGCTGCGCAATTTTCTTGCGCTCACCATTCTCGGCGGCTTGATTTTCCTCGGGCTGCAGGCTTATGAATGGACGCATCTGATGACCGCGCAGAACGTGACTTTCACCAGCAATCCCTACGGCAGCTATCTCTTTGGCACAACGTTTTATGCCATCACTGGCTTTCACGGCGCGCACGTTACCGGCGGCGTGATTTACTTGAGCGCGATTTTGATGAACAGCTTGCGAGGCCGCTATTCCGCTGCGAATTACAATGGCGTGGAAAACGTCGGGCTCTACTGGCATTTCGTCGATCTCGTTTGGATTTTGGTGTTCACGTTCGTGTATCTCATTCAATAG
- the coxB gene encoding cytochrome c oxidase subunit II produces MLDWLPENVSTYGGRIDFFFYVIYYITAGVFFLVAGAMFYFLVKYRHREGRRAVYSHGNTTLEWIWTSATTVAMLVLALVSKPLWGEIKQSRPAPDVQVRVAGKQFNWQIVYPGPDAQFDTADDYQIDNDLHVPVDAVVHVHLSSLDVIHSFFVPQLRLKQDAVPGHNITAWFQATKPGVYEIPCAELCGFGHSGMKGTLYVDTKEDYDAWVQQTWPPAEEEAAPADLAPAENEQ; encoded by the coding sequence ATGCTCGATTGGCTTCCGGAGAATGTGTCGACTTACGGTGGTAGAATCGACTTTTTTTTCTACGTCATCTACTACATCACCGCAGGCGTCTTTTTTCTCGTCGCGGGCGCGATGTTTTATTTCCTTGTCAAGTATCGCCACCGCGAAGGCCGGCGCGCGGTTTATTCGCACGGCAACACCACGCTGGAATGGATTTGGACCAGCGCCACCACGGTGGCGATGCTGGTGCTCGCGCTGGTCAGCAAACCGTTGTGGGGCGAGATCAAGCAAAGCCGGCCCGCGCCGGATGTGCAAGTGCGGGTGGCGGGCAAGCAATTCAACTGGCAAATTGTTTATCCCGGGCCGGATGCCCAATTTGACACCGCCGATGACTATCAAATCGACAATGATCTGCACGTTCCGGTTGACGCCGTGGTGCATGTGCATTTAAGCTCGCTCGACGTCATTCACAGCTTTTTCGTGCCGCAATTGCGCCTGAAACAAGATGCGGTGCCCGGCCATAACATCACCGCGTGGTTCCAGGCCACCAAGCCCGGCGTTTATGAAATTCCCTGCGCCGAATTGTGCGGCTTCGGCCATTCCGGCATGAAGGGCACGCTTTACGTCGATACCAAAGAAGATTATGACGCATGGGTGCAACAGACCTGGCCGCCCGCGGAAGAAGAAGCGGCCCCCGCCGATCTGGCGCCCGCAGAAAATGAACAATGA
- a CDS encoding heme A synthase: MNTHESNGRKWLHRFALLVVGATFVLIFIGGLVTSTDSGLSVPDWPTTYGHFMFSFPLSQMVGGILYEHGHRMVATIVGMLTMILAIWLWRVEPRAWVRGLGYAALAAVILQGILGGLTVLFLLPTAISVAHGTLAQLFFCLTICVALFTSPEWLKPRVRTDDVQRPSLQTLTIITTALVLLQLILGAVMRHTKSGLAIPDFPLAFGQVIPPLDSPQIVIHFAHRVGALLVTASIVWTVVRIFRKHREEALLLSPALLLTGAIILQITLGALTIWTQKAVTPTTMHVATGALILGTNVVLALRARRYTEIPERIPAAEKMGKIIPQAG; the protein is encoded by the coding sequence ATGAATACGCATGAATCGAATGGCCGCAAATGGCTCCACCGTTTTGCGCTGTTGGTGGTCGGAGCCACGTTTGTTTTGATCTTTATCGGGGGCCTGGTCACCAGCACGGATTCGGGGCTTTCCGTGCCGGATTGGCCGACAACGTATGGCCACTTTATGTTTTCGTTTCCGCTTTCGCAAATGGTGGGCGGCATTTTGTATGAACACGGCCATCGCATGGTTGCCACCATCGTCGGCATGCTGACGATGATTTTGGCGATCTGGCTTTGGCGTGTTGAACCGCGTGCGTGGGTGCGAGGCCTCGGGTATGCGGCGTTGGCCGCCGTTATTTTGCAGGGAATCCTCGGCGGCCTCACCGTTCTGTTCTTGCTGCCCACTGCGATTTCCGTGGCGCATGGCACGCTGGCGCAACTATTTTTTTGCCTCACCATTTGCGTGGCGCTTTTTACCTCCCCGGAGTGGCTCAAACCGCGCGTGCGAACCGATGACGTGCAGCGCCCCTCTCTGCAAACCTTGACGATCATAACAACGGCGTTGGTGCTGCTGCAACTTATCCTGGGCGCCGTGATGCGCCACACCAAATCGGGTCTGGCGATTCCGGATTTCCCGTTGGCATTCGGACAGGTGATCCCGCCTCTTGACTCGCCGCAAATCGTGATACATTTCGCCCATCGCGTTGGCGCGTTGCTGGTCACCGCTTCGATTGTTTGGACCGTGGTTCGCATCTTTCGCAAACATCGCGAGGAAGCCTTGCTGCTCAGCCCGGCGTTGTTGCTCACCGGCGCGATCATTCTGCAAATCACCCTGGGCGCGCTGACCATCTGGACGCAAAAAGCCGTGACGCCGACCACCATGCATGTCGCCACTGGCGCATTGATTTTGGGCACGAACGTGGTGCTAGCGCTGCGCGCGAGGCGATACACGGAAATTCCGGAACGGATTCCGGCCGCCGAAAAAATGGGAAAAATCATTCCACAGGCGGGGTAG
- a CDS encoding cytochrome c oxidase subunit I — MGFTDFLVGFAYFVGGLGSLAEANPHGFIGTYLISLDHKMIGKQFLAVGLLMMIFGGGFALLFRWQLAYPDQPLPLIGASAEFLETGEPKTGMDNLWMEWIQKDDSEKNWLAKNMPMGAVAPAFYNSLFTMHATIMIFFVVMPILVGCFGNFLIPLMIGTRDMAFPVLNMLSFWIAVASGVIMMAGFFVPGGHAAAGWTSYTPLSANAAWTGVELGQALWSFSLIVLGVSSLMGSINYITTIINMRAPGMTLFRMPLSVWSLFIVAILLLLALPVLTSALAMLLFDQTLGTSFFDVKGGGEPLLWQHLFWFFGHPEVYILILPAMGLASEILPVFSRKPIFGYRAMVWAMIAIAFLGWIVWGHHMFQSGMNPRLGTTFMVSTMLIAVPSAIKTFNWLGTLWGGNIRFSVPMLFALGFVSMFVIGGLSGIYMASTPVDMFIHDTYYIVAHIHYVVFGGSILGIFAGLYYWFPKMYGRMMNQTWGHVHFWLTFVSFNCTFFPMHILGVGGHMRRIANPLQYDFLKQFQGMNEFITISAFVLGFTQIIFAVNFIYSMYKGKKAENDNPWRANTLEWTAATPPPHGNFEKIPVVYHGAYEFSVPGVEEDYVPQTSRTPVPAGH; from the coding sequence ATGGGATTTACAGATTTTCTGGTGGGATTCGCCTATTTTGTCGGCGGCCTCGGCAGCCTGGCGGAAGCGAATCCGCACGGTTTCATTGGCACCTATCTCATTTCGCTCGATCATAAAATGATCGGTAAGCAATTTCTTGCGGTGGGTTTGCTCATGATGATTTTCGGCGGCGGCTTTGCGCTGTTGTTTCGCTGGCAGCTTGCCTATCCTGATCAACCGCTGCCGTTGATTGGCGCTTCTGCGGAATTTCTGGAAACCGGCGAGCCGAAAACCGGCATGGACAATCTGTGGATGGAATGGATTCAGAAAGATGACAGCGAAAAGAACTGGCTCGCGAAGAATATGCCGATGGGCGCGGTGGCGCCGGCGTTTTATAACTCGCTGTTCACGATGCACGCGACCATCATGATTTTCTTCGTGGTCATGCCGATTCTCGTCGGTTGTTTTGGCAACTTTCTCATACCATTAATGATCGGCACACGCGACATGGCGTTTCCCGTGCTCAACATGCTTTCATTTTGGATTGCGGTAGCCTCAGGCGTGATCATGATGGCGGGCTTCTTCGTTCCCGGCGGGCATGCCGCAGCGGGATGGACCTCGTACACACCGCTGTCCGCCAATGCCGCCTGGACCGGGGTGGAATTGGGACAGGCGTTATGGTCGTTCAGTTTGATCGTGCTCGGCGTATCTTCGCTGATGGGTTCGATCAACTACATCACCACCATCATCAACATGCGCGCGCCCGGCATGACGCTGTTCCGTATGCCGCTTTCGGTTTGGTCGCTTTTCATCGTTGCCATTCTCTTGCTGCTCGCCTTGCCGGTGTTGACCTCGGCGCTCGCCATGCTTTTGTTTGATCAAACTCTCGGCACCAGCTTTTTCGATGTGAAGGGCGGCGGCGAGCCGTTGTTGTGGCAGCATCTCTTCTGGTTTTTTGGCCATCCCGAGGTTTATATTTTGATTTTGCCGGCAATGGGCCTGGCCTCCGAGATTCTGCCGGTGTTCTCGCGCAAACCGATTTTCGGTTATCGCGCCATGGTCTGGGCCATGATTGCCATCGCATTCCTGGGCTGGATCGTGTGGGGCCATCACATGTTTCAAAGCGGCATGAATCCTCGACTCGGCACCACCTTCATGGTTTCGACCATGTTGATCGCCGTGCCTTCCGCCATCAAAACGTTTAACTGGCTCGGCACCCTGTGGGGCGGCAATATTCGATTTTCGGTGCCGATGTTGTTCGCGCTCGGCTTTGTGTCGATGTTCGTGATCGGCGGTTTGAGCGGCATTTACATGGCCTCGACGCCCGTCGATATGTTCATTCACGACACGTACTACATCGTCGCGCACATTCACTATGTCGTGTTCGGCGGCAGCATTCTCGGCATCTTCGCGGGCTTGTACTACTGGTTCCCGAAAATGTACGGCCGCATGATGAATCAAACCTGGGGACATGTGCATTTCTGGCTGACGTTTGTTTCGTTCAACTGCACGTTTTTCCCCATGCACATTCTCGGCGTCGGCGGGCACATGCGCCGCATTGCCAATCCGCTGCAATACGATTTCTTGAAGCAATTTCAGGGCATGAACGAATTCATTACCATCAGCGCGTTTGTGCTCGGCTTCACGCAAATCATCTTTGCGGTGAATTTTATCTACAGCATGTACAAGGGCAAAAAAGCCGAGAACGACAATCCCTGGCGCGCCAATACGCTGGAATGGACGGCTGCCACGCCGCCGCCGCACGGCAATTTCGAGAAAATCCCGGTGGTTTATCACGGCGCTTATGAGTTCAGCGTGCCGGGCGTCGAAGAAGATTACGTGCCGCAAACCAGCAGAACGCCTGTGCCGGCAGGCCACTGA
- a CDS encoding heme-copper oxidase subunit III: MSSACRASKKITCRKPAERLCRQATERNGARRTSFTSTNARVTRNSDETGGACDTECTIAENSVGRIGIFSSRDDCECYRFELMPGLFAMSSITSPPFAASAVAYEWRSRAEDEVIALDHFSGDPPPITPELPYGPDDNGRDDDTEPKPVGNAVLGMLLFLGTDAMFFATLIGAFIVFRTSAVNWPPLGQPRLPVAVTGVNTVILLLSGITMFAAYQRIRRGEGAGLVKGLAATALLGVTFLFIQGSEWIKLIDFGLTLSSSVYGAIFYVLIGCHALHVLGAVLWLVIVWRRAQQNQFTAQRHTPVQLCSMYWYLVVLLWPALYALVYLN, encoded by the coding sequence ATGAGTTCAGCGTGCCGGGCGTCGAAGAAGATTACGTGCCGCAAACCAGCAGAACGCCTGTGCCGGCAGGCCACTGAACGCAACGGCGCGCGGCGAACCTCATTCACAAGCACCAACGCGAGAGTGACAAGGAACAGCGATGAAACCGGCGGAGCTTGCGACACAGAATGTACGATTGCTGAAAATTCTGTTGGGCGTATTGGCATTTTTAGTAGTCGTGACGATTGTGAGTGTTATCGTTTTGAACTAATGCCGGGCCTCTTTGCCATGTCATCAATTACGTCGCCGCCCTTTGCCGCAAGCGCGGTCGCTTACGAATGGCGGTCGCGCGCTGAAGATGAGGTTATCGCGCTCGATCACTTTTCCGGCGATCCGCCGCCCATCACGCCCGAGTTGCCTTATGGTCCGGACGATAACGGTCGCGATGATGATACCGAACCCAAGCCGGTAGGCAATGCCGTGCTCGGCATGTTGCTGTTTCTGGGAACGGATGCGATGTTTTTTGCCACGCTCATCGGAGCGTTCATCGTCTTTCGTACCAGTGCTGTGAATTGGCCGCCGCTCGGGCAACCGCGCTTGCCGGTGGCGGTCACCGGCGTGAATACCGTAATTTTGTTGCTCAGCGGCATCACCATGTTCGCCGCGTATCAACGCATCCGGCGGGGTGAGGGCGCCGGCTTGGTCAAGGGACTGGCGGCTACGGCTCTGCTCGGCGTGACGTTCTTATTCATCCAGGGCTCGGAGTGGATCAAGCTCATTGATTTTGGCTTGACCTTGTCCTCGAGCGTGTACGGCGCAATTTTTTACGTGTTGATCGGCTGTCACGCCCTGCATGTGCTCGGGGCTGTGTTGTGGTTGGTGATCGTCTGGCGGCGTGCCCAGCAAAACCAATTCACCGCGCAACGCCACACGCCGGTGCAGCTCTGCAGCATGTATTGGTATCTCGTGGTCCTGTTGTGGCCAGCGCTTTATGCTTTAGTGTATTTGAATTGA